One window from the genome of Carnobacteriaceae bacterium zg-84 encodes:
- a CDS encoding ABC transporter substrate-binding protein: protein MKKTLLTGVALCVLAGCVNPTQTQTAPKTEQKQASQKITIGYNQLPANIDPAADYNGWFTVRYGSGETLFKLNDKLEPEPWLAKSIEQTSQLEWTVTLKDNVTFQNGEKMTAEKVKASLERLLEKNERAKGDLTIENITAKDNQVVIKTTQEVPIMANLLSEPYACIVDTTGKLDTDKALVGTGPYIVTSYIAESGVELKAYDQYWNGKPKTNQISIKYFTDANALSLALQSKEIDAAFGIAYANLGSYRSNADYTISEVGGTRFVNFMYNFDKPLIADAKFRQALDTLVDKETYTKSLFAGSAEVAKSAFTENLGFAIHTSVHEYNVEKAKALLDEAGYKDTNNDGIREKDGKNINLELLSYNRLAEIPLAMQAFQQQLKEVGIDSTIKTVEKIGPALKENTYDVSPYTMVGAPIGDAYSYFLGSVASDGVVNVGHYKNEQVDAKIKELATTVGLEKRNALSQEIEALIDKDYAFTYIGHFKVAFVMGKDVKGLVSHPTDYYHVTNELVKE from the coding sequence ATGAAAAAAACATTATTAACAGGTGTAGCTTTATGTGTTTTAGCCGGATGTGTTAATCCAACACAAACGCAGACTGCACCAAAAACAGAACAAAAACAGGCAAGTCAAAAAATAACAATCGGATATAATCAGTTACCGGCTAATATAGACCCTGCTGCAGATTATAATGGCTGGTTTACAGTTCGTTATGGTTCAGGGGAAACATTATTTAAATTAAATGATAAATTAGAACCAGAACCATGGTTGGCAAAAAGTATCGAACAAACAAGTCAATTAGAATGGACAGTGACATTAAAAGATAATGTGACATTCCAAAATGGCGAAAAAATGACAGCCGAAAAAGTAAAAGCATCTTTGGAACGTTTACTAGAGAAAAATGAACGTGCTAAAGGCGATTTAACGATTGAAAATATTACAGCCAAAGATAATCAAGTTGTGATTAAAACAACACAAGAAGTGCCGATTATGGCAAATTTATTATCAGAACCATATGCATGTATTGTTGATACAACAGGAAAATTGGACACGGATAAAGCGCTTGTGGGAACGGGGCCTTATATTGTGACAAGTTATATTGCTGAAAGTGGTGTTGAATTAAAAGCGTATGACCAATACTGGAATGGCAAACCAAAAACAAATCAAATTTCTATTAAATACTTTACAGATGCCAATGCATTATCATTAGCATTACAATCAAAAGAAATTGATGCGGCTTTTGGTATTGCTTATGCAAATTTAGGTTCTTATCGTTCAAATGCTGATTATACGATTTCAGAAGTTGGGGGCACTCGTTTTGTAAACTTCATGTATAATTTTGATAAACCATTGATTGCAGATGCAAAATTTAGACAAGCATTAGATACATTAGTTGATAAAGAAACATATACAAAATCTTTATTTGCAGGGTCAGCAGAAGTCGCGAAAAGTGCCTTTACAGAAAATTTAGGATTTGCCATTCATACAAGTGTACATGAATATAATGTTGAAAAAGCAAAAGCATTATTAGATGAAGCGGGTTATAAAGATACGAATAATGATGGTATTCGTGAAAAAGATGGAAAAAATATCAATTTAGAACTATTATCTTATAATCGTTTAGCAGAAATTCCATTGGCAATGCAAGCATTCCAACAACAATTAAAAGAAGTAGGCATTGACTCAACGATTAAAACAGTTGAAAAAATTGGACCTGCTTTAAAAGAAAATACGTATGATGTATCACCATATACAATGGTGGGTGCACCAATAGGAGATGCGTATTCTTATTTCTTAGGGTCTGTTGCTTCTGACGGTGTTGTGAATGTGGGACATTATAAAAATGAACAAGTCGATGCAAAAATCAAAGAATTGGCAACAACTGTTGGTTTAGAAAAACGTAATGCGTTGAGCCAAGAAATTGAAGCATTGATTGATAAAGATTATGCATTTACGTACATCGGGCATTTCAAAGTTGCTTTTGTGATGGGCAAAGATGTAAAAGGTCTTGTATCTCATCCGACAGACTACTACCATGTCACAAATGAATTAGTAAAGGAATAA
- a CDS encoding ABC transporter ATP-binding protein: protein MSALLKCQELTHQYTKNVGVFDISFDLEKKSVLGLVGESGSGKSTIAHILCRFSPVQKGQILLDGKDISQYSLKDYYKRVQYIPQHPQWFFHPKRTVYKSFEEVLINYELATKSECEALIIESLQSVGLNEHHAHQLPLQLSGGECQRAGIARALLVKPDLLVCDEITSALDVTIQADIMTLLKKIKQERETTFLFISHDLALVSDFCDTSIVLKNGCIMEQGQMKDIVTSPKSDYTKLLLNQYQSFEYNQ from the coding sequence ATGAGTGCTTTATTAAAATGTCAGGAGTTAACTCATCAGTACACAAAAAATGTCGGTGTCTTTGATATTTCTTTCGATTTAGAGAAAAAAAGTGTACTAGGTCTAGTTGGTGAAAGTGGAAGTGGAAAAAGTACAATAGCACATATTTTATGTCGTTTTTCACCTGTACAAAAAGGACAAATATTACTTGACGGAAAAGATATTAGTCAGTATTCCTTGAAAGATTACTACAAACGCGTGCAATATATTCCACAACATCCACAATGGTTTTTTCATCCAAAACGAACAGTGTATAAAAGTTTTGAGGAAGTCTTGATAAACTATGAATTAGCCACAAAATCTGAATGTGAAGCTTTGATTATAGAAAGTTTACAATCTGTGGGATTAAATGAGCATCATGCGCATCAGTTACCACTTCAACTAAGTGGAGGCGAATGCCAACGGGCAGGTATTGCTAGAGCATTGCTTGTTAAACCTGACCTTTTAGTATGTGATGAAATTACAAGTGCATTGGATGTAACGATTCAAGCAGATATTATGACACTTTTAAAAAAAATTAAGCAAGAAAGAGAAACAACTTTTTTGTTTATATCACACGATTTGGCATTAGTCAGCGACTTTTGCGATACATCCATTGTCTTAAAAAATGGTTGCATTATGGAGCAAGGACAAATGAAAGATATTGTGACATCGCCAAAATCTGACTATACAAAATTATTGTTAAATCAGTATCAATCGTTTGAATATAATCAATAG
- a CDS encoding ABC transporter ATP-binding protein, translating to MLKVEQLSVQSPTKTILTNMSLSLNEKEAVSIVGESGSGKSTLLKSLLGFPFGELEKTSGQIIFDGIQIEPQKRRQHLHFLGTDVTWISQHASVSFNNRRKIKAHYNDLVKSYGRKSSKLRSLEECLRLVEFKNPKDIIDKYPFELSGGMMQRVSIALALVANPKLLIADEPMSALDVVSKRELTELLKRLRKTEHVALLFSTHDISLAYELSDRIYIMKKGEFVEEGLTKNVLKSPQHPYTQKLLQAVPKLKRGETE from the coding sequence ATGTTAAAGGTAGAACAGCTAAGTGTTCAATCCCCTACAAAAACTATTTTGACAAACATGTCTCTTTCTCTGAATGAGAAAGAGGCTGTTTCTATAGTTGGCGAAAGCGGGAGTGGCAAATCGACATTATTAAAAAGTTTACTAGGATTTCCTTTTGGAGAACTTGAAAAAACATCTGGACAAATTATATTTGACGGTATTCAGATTGAACCACAAAAAAGGCGCCAACATCTACATTTTTTAGGAACAGATGTGACGTGGATTAGCCAGCATGCTAGTGTGAGTTTTAATAATAGACGTAAAATAAAGGCACACTATAATGATCTAGTGAAAAGTTATGGTCGAAAATCAAGTAAACTTAGAAGTTTAGAAGAATGTTTGAGATTGGTTGAGTTTAAAAATCCAAAAGATATTATTGATAAATATCCATTTGAATTAAGTGGAGGTATGATGCAACGCGTGAGTATTGCACTAGCACTGGTTGCCAATCCAAAATTACTAATTGCCGATGAACCCATGAGTGCACTAGATGTGGTGAGCAAGCGTGAATTAACAGAATTATTAAAACGTCTACGAAAAACGGAGCATGTGGCGTTACTGTTTTCAACACATGACATCAGTTTGGCGTATGAATTATCTGACAGAATTTATATTATGAAAAAAGGCGAATTTGTTGAGGAGGGACTCACAAAAAATGTTTTAAAAAGTCCTCAACATCCATATACGCAAAAATTATTACAAGCTGTACCAAAATTAAAGCGAGGAGAGACAGAATGA
- a CDS encoding NAD(P)H-dependent oxidoreductase produces MSRKSILMVVGSTRQQSYNQALAEYIAAQLQEHADVSFLDYKDVPILEQDAEFPTPASVVRIRETVAKADGVWVVTPEYNHAYPAIVKNLFDWLSRASEAGSQQPTVIAGKPITFSGAGGSTEAFYVREQLGIYLKKIRMNTMDDTGVGIALPMESWVTGQLILSDEQKAALNEQVKQFIEFVNV; encoded by the coding sequence ATGTCAAGAAAATCAATTTTAATGGTCGTAGGATCAACACGTCAACAATCATATAATCAAGCGCTAGCGGAATATATCGCAGCACAATTACAAGAGCATGCAGATGTATCTTTTTTAGATTATAAAGATGTTCCTATATTAGAACAAGATGCAGAATTTCCAACACCTGCTTCTGTTGTACGTATTCGAGAAACAGTTGCTAAAGCAGATGGTGTATGGGTTGTAACACCTGAATACAATCATGCGTATCCAGCTATCGTAAAAAATTTATTTGACTGGTTGTCAAGAGCATCTGAAGCAGGAAGCCAACAACCAACAGTTATTGCAGGAAAACCAATAACATTCTCTGGTGCAGGGGGTTCTACGGAGGCGTTCTACGTACGTGAGCAATTAGGTATTTATTTGAAAAAAATTCGTATGAATACTATGGACGATACAGGTGTAGGTATTGCGTTACCAATGGAATCATGGGTAACAGGTCAGTTGATTTTATCAGATGAACAAAAAGCTGCCTTGAATGAACAAGTAAAACAATTTATTGAATTTGTGAATGTATAA
- a CDS encoding ABC transporter permease, protein MLKMIRKSVIHFVVILLCVTFLSFLFIYLAPGDPAESILSAQGIPYTQELLALKRHEFGFDKSFIEQYGIWLFKILQGDFGVTYNSGASVWEQLIFYFPNTVYLALYILLATLTISIPFALISAYYEHSKMDRAILMITGFINAIPGFVIGILLMIIFSVQLKLLPIQSTANELGLILPVLTVSITMSTRYIPQMRTHLIDELHSPSVEGARGRGIPEWRILLFDVLGNTLPFLLTLVSLSLGSLLGGVAIIENLFSWPGIGKLLITVAGNRDYPLIQGIVLFITAGVLVVNLVFQIVIAWLNPRTRKEALKDMRVKEVV, encoded by the coding sequence ATGTTAAAAATGATACGAAAATCAGTCATTCATTTTGTCGTGATTTTACTTTGTGTAACTTTTTTATCTTTTTTGTTTATTTATTTAGCACCCGGTGATCCAGCAGAAAGTATTTTATCGGCACAAGGTATTCCGTATACACAAGAACTCCTAGCGTTGAAACGACACGAGTTTGGATTTGATAAATCATTTATTGAACAGTATGGAATATGGTTATTCAAAATTTTACAAGGCGATTTTGGGGTGACCTATAATTCAGGAGCATCTGTTTGGGAGCAGTTGATTTTTTATTTCCCGAATACAGTTTATTTAGCACTATATATATTATTGGCAACACTCACAATTTCCATTCCGTTTGCATTGATTAGTGCCTATTATGAACATTCTAAAATGGATAGAGCTATTTTAATGATAACAGGTTTTATCAATGCTATTCCAGGTTTTGTTATTGGTATTTTGCTTATGATTATTTTTTCTGTTCAATTAAAATTATTGCCTATTCAATCTACGGCGAACGAATTGGGGCTTATTCTTCCTGTTTTAACCGTAAGTATTACCATGTCGACACGCTATATTCCACAAATGCGTACGCATTTGATTGATGAATTACATTCTCCAAGCGTAGAGGGTGCAAGAGGAAGAGGCATTCCCGAATGGCGTATTTTGCTGTTTGATGTATTAGGAAATACATTACCATTCCTTTTAACATTAGTAAGTTTGTCTTTAGGTTCTTTATTAGGTGGTGTCGCCATTATTGAAAATCTCTTTTCATGGCCAGGCATCGGGAAACTATTGATTACAGTTGCAGGGAACCGTGACTATCCACTTATTCAAGGTATCGTCTTATTTATTACAGCAGGTGTTTTAGTTGTTAATTTAGTGTTTCAGATTGTCATTGCTTGGTTAAATCCACGAACAAGAAAAGAAGCGTTAAAAGACATGCGCGTGAAAGAGGTGGTGTAG
- a CDS encoding succinylglutamate desuccinylase/aspartoacylase family protein produces MTILKEIIKTLEPGSIYQSDLYVREDVSIPFTILKGKTEDKVIGVTGAVHGSEYVGLKVMIDLIEEIDVTTLNGTLCFFHVVNMPGFLEIDPCFVPEDTINLNRIFQDKEHKETLSYQIKQVVQDEVFSVCQFIIDLHGGNLTESLLPHCYYSVLASEEVMTISKKMALASGIPVVYASHATGGLYQSASIDYGIPSVILEQGENGKCTCEDVRLLKEAVCNTMMYLLDGIEKEHTATVFDKTYVLSSEYQGCWFSYVEVGTYVEEGQLLGEIRSVHGALLQSVIATQKGLLLYKKAVVAVEKDESLVTIVY; encoded by the coding sequence ATGACAATTTTAAAAGAAATCATTAAGACATTAGAGCCGGGTTCTATTTATCAATCCGATTTATATGTTCGAGAGGATGTATCTATTCCTTTTACGATTTTAAAAGGAAAGACGGAAGATAAAGTTATTGGTGTTACAGGAGCAGTGCATGGTAGCGAATATGTTGGGTTAAAAGTGATGATAGATCTTATTGAAGAGATTGATGTAACGACTTTAAATGGGACATTGTGCTTCTTTCATGTTGTGAATATGCCAGGATTTTTAGAAATAGATCCATGTTTTGTTCCTGAAGATACAATTAACTTAAATCGTATTTTTCAAGATAAGGAACATAAAGAAACACTAAGTTACCAAATCAAGCAAGTTGTACAAGATGAAGTTTTTTCCGTGTGTCAATTCATTATTGACTTGCATGGAGGGAATCTAACAGAAAGCTTATTGCCACATTGTTATTACTCTGTGCTAGCAAGTGAAGAAGTGATGACAATTTCTAAAAAAATGGCATTAGCTAGCGGGATTCCGGTTGTATATGCTTCTCATGCAACAGGAGGGTTGTATCAATCGGCGTCTATTGATTATGGTATTCCGAGTGTGATTTTAGAACAAGGTGAAAATGGAAAATGTACATGTGAAGATGTTCGATTATTAAAAGAAGCTGTTTGCAATACAATGATGTATCTTTTAGACGGTATTGAAAAAGAGCATACAGCAACTGTATTTGATAAAACGTACGTCTTATCTAGTGAATATCAAGGATGTTGGTTTTCTTATGTTGAAGTGGGGACGTATGTAGAAGAGGGGCAACTTTTAGGAGAAATTCGTTCTGTTCATGGAGCTTTACTTCAATCTGTGATCGCCACTCAAAAAGGATTACTCCTGTATAAAAAAGCAGTTGTAGCAGTCGAAAAAGATGAATCACTTGTCACGATTGTCTACTGA
- a CDS encoding ABC transporter permease, giving the protein MKRKMNHQLKIYGAIILLFIGILCIAAFVFGESVTKVNLAQAFHAPNSKEWFGTDALGRSVFERTLSGGIQTVIPSLFILFIVVTVGSFIGISSGLIGGKFDRTIFLIITAFQAFPAIIFVIMLVGILGVGLQQTVIAICMTNWAKYAYLTRILTLQLKEEPYIQSATMFGNEYLQTIRNYYLPSLFPQILTTAIFDVSNTIMEIAGLSFIGLGAQVPSPEWGAMINDGRAYIQEAPWIVVFPCLMIILTVLLFTRFGELLKQKLN; this is encoded by the coding sequence ATGAAAAGAAAAATGAATCATCAATTAAAGATATACGGAGCTATCATTCTCTTATTTATCGGTATTTTATGTATCGCTGCATTTGTATTTGGTGAAAGTGTGACGAAAGTGAATTTGGCACAAGCTTTTCATGCACCGAATAGCAAGGAGTGGTTTGGTACCGATGCATTAGGTAGATCTGTCTTTGAGCGGACACTAAGTGGGGGGATTCAAACCGTTATACCGTCCTTATTCATTTTATTTATTGTTGTGACGGTAGGTTCTTTTATTGGTATTAGTAGTGGGTTAATAGGTGGTAAATTTGATAGAACTATTTTTTTGATTATTACAGCCTTTCAAGCCTTTCCAGCTATTATTTTTGTCATTATGCTTGTGGGTATTTTAGGTGTTGGATTACAGCAAACGGTTATTGCGATTTGTATGACAAACTGGGCAAAATATGCTTATTTAACAAGGATATTAACTTTACAATTAAAAGAAGAACCATATATTCAAAGTGCAACAATGTTTGGGAATGAATACTTACAAACTATTCGTAATTATTATTTACCAAGTTTATTTCCGCAAATTTTAACGACAGCTATTTTTGATGTGAGTAATACGATTATGGAAATTGCAGGATTAAGTTTTATTGGATTAGGTGCACAAGTTCCTAGTCCAGAATGGGGGGCGATGATAAATGACGGAAGAGCGTATATTCAAGAAGCACCGTGGATTGTTGTTTTCCCATGTTTGATGATTATTTTAACCGTGTTATTATTCACACGTTTTGGAGAGTTATTAAAACAAAAATTAAACTAA
- a CDS encoding bifunctional hydroxymethylpyrimidine kinase/phosphomethylpyrimidine kinase, whose translation MDKCLVIGSTVCDIVVNIDTLPRRQESGNVLHQRMGLGGCAYNVVHVLHHLDIPYTFISPIGTGIFGEFVEKHIQQVGIQSFVKSTQENGCCYCFVEKNGERTFLSHHGAEYTFEPTWLGNLNMNAYRYVYVCGLEVEDIDGERLVDTLATLPCQIIFAPSPRGKFIPKERLEKLFACRPILHMNDVEAKELASCDDVESAAKKLFSKTNQLVIVTCGEKGALYYDGKICHLVPTEKATVVNTIGAGDSHVGGFLSAMCQGYTVEEALYFANHLATKVVSVASSNLPKNMYKDSKAQLEKKPI comes from the coding sequence ATGGATAAATGCTTAGTTATTGGGTCAACAGTGTGTGATATTGTTGTAAATATCGATACATTACCACGTAGACAAGAATCGGGGAATGTGTTACATCAACGAATGGGGTTAGGTGGATGTGCGTATAATGTTGTACATGTTCTGCACCATTTAGATATTCCCTATACATTTATTTCTCCAATAGGAACAGGTATTTTTGGTGAGTTTGTCGAAAAACATATACAGCAAGTAGGTATTCAATCCTTTGTGAAAAGCACACAAGAAAATGGGTGTTGTTATTGCTTTGTTGAAAAAAATGGAGAACGTACATTTTTATCACATCACGGAGCAGAATATACATTTGAACCGACATGGTTGGGAAATTTAAATATGAATGCGTATCGTTATGTGTATGTTTGTGGCTTAGAGGTAGAGGATATTGACGGAGAGCGTTTGGTCGATACATTGGCCACTTTACCTTGTCAAATTATTTTTGCCCCAAGTCCTAGAGGAAAATTTATTCCAAAAGAACGTTTGGAAAAATTATTTGCTTGTCGTCCTATTTTGCATATGAACGATGTCGAAGCAAAAGAATTAGCGTCTTGTGATGATGTAGAAAGTGCCGCAAAAAAATTATTTTCTAAAACGAATCAGCTTGTGATTGTGACATGTGGAGAAAAAGGGGCTCTGTATTATGACGGGAAAATCTGTCATCTTGTTCCAACAGAAAAAGCGACGGTCGTGAATACTATAGGAGCGGGAGATAGCCATGTTGGAGGATTTTTATCGGCAATGTGCCAGGGGTATACAGTAGAAGAAGCTTTATATTTCGCCAATCATCTTGCGACTAAAGTAGTTAGTGTTGCGTCGAGTAATTTACCAAAAAACATGTATAAAGATAGCAAAGCACAATTAGAAAAGAAGCCTATTTAA
- the guaC gene encoding GMP reductase produces MEQFSVFDYEDIQLIPNKCIVNSRSECDTTVTLGKHTFKIPVVPANMQTIIDEKLAEELAKNGYFYIMHRFDESTRSTFIKNMHDKGLIASISVGVKPHEYDFITTLAQETLIPDYITIDIAHGHSNAVINMIKHIKEHLPETFIIAGNVGTPEAVRELENAGADATKVGIGPGKVCITKIKTGFGTGGWQLAAVRWCAKAARKPIIADGGIRTHGDIAKSIRFGATMVMIGSLFAGHEESPGKTVEIDGKKMKEYFGSASEFQKGERKNVEGKKMLVDYKGSIHDTLIEMQQDLQSSISYAGGKDLDAIRHVDYMIVKNSIFNGDTH; encoded by the coding sequence ATGGAACAATTCTCTGTTTTTGATTACGAAGATATACAACTTATTCCAAATAAATGTATCGTGAATAGTCGTTCAGAATGCGATACAACGGTGACATTAGGAAAACATACATTTAAAATCCCTGTTGTCCCAGCAAATATGCAAACAATTATAGATGAAAAACTAGCAGAAGAACTAGCAAAAAACGGCTACTTTTATATTATGCATCGTTTTGATGAAAGCACACGTTCAACTTTTATTAAAAATATGCACGATAAAGGTTTAATTGCATCTATTAGTGTAGGTGTTAAACCACATGAATATGATTTTATTACAACACTAGCACAAGAAACACTAATCCCAGATTATATTACAATTGATATTGCACATGGACATTCTAATGCAGTCATTAACATGATTAAACATATTAAAGAACATTTACCTGAAACATTTATTATTGCAGGAAATGTGGGTACTCCAGAAGCTGTGCGTGAATTAGAAAATGCTGGTGCTGATGCAACAAAAGTGGGTATCGGACCAGGTAAAGTATGTATCACAAAAATAAAAACAGGTTTTGGTACAGGTGGCTGGCAATTAGCCGCTGTACGCTGGTGTGCAAAAGCTGCTAGAAAACCAATTATTGCTGACGGTGGTATTCGTACACATGGCGATATTGCAAAATCTATTCGTTTTGGAGCAACAATGGTCATGATTGGCTCTCTTTTTGCAGGACATGAAGAATCTCCTGGAAAAACAGTAGAAATTGACGGTAAGAAAATGAAAGAATATTTCGGCAGTGCTTCTGAATTCCAAAAAGGTGAAAGAAAAAATGTCGAAGGCAAAAAAATGCTTGTTGATTATAAAGGAAGCATTCACGACACATTAATTGAAATGCAACAAGATTTACAATCTTCTATCTCTTATGCAGGTGGAAAAGATTTAGACGCTATTCGTCACGTTGATTACATGATTGTAAAAAACTCTATTTTTAACGGTGACACACACTAA
- a CDS encoding IS1182 family transposase, whose protein sequence is MFYKETHPNDEIILNTLSELVPKDHLLRKIDKSIDFNFIYDITSPYYSHTNGRNSLDPVVLFKLVFLKDIYGIKSMRETIKRVETDVAFRWFLNLPFSKPTPHYSTFSQNYSRRFQGTSVFEDIFNTIVHQAISHHLISGTALFTDSTHIKANANKNKFRNAVIEVVQERKRDLENEINAEREAIGKKPFHYTDKTISKTIKESTTDKESGYYHRDNKEKGFMYLDHRSVDGKHNFIVDCFITPGNVHDSVPYMSRLTYVMEKFKFDVNCVALDSGYYKKDILKFLEEKKIFSVIGYRRFHRNPDHKFFRYHSSRDCFTDTRTGEIYTYRNIDRQGYKQYRISDNSNKRILRRAIDADVYDRCRERRLSTFGKALYKRRKETIERSFADSKQNHGYRFAQYRGVAKMQQYTWLSCAAQNMKKMAILLTRDSHFLQYSSLFIIFKCKIQRIFQNWKNTLDFLSLLSTV, encoded by the coding sequence ATGTTTTATAAAGAAACTCACCCAAATGATGAAATCATATTAAACACGTTGTCCGAATTAGTACCAAAAGACCATTTACTACGTAAAATTGATAAATCAATTGATTTCAACTTTATTTATGATATTACTTCTCCCTATTATAGTCATACCAACGGTCGCAATAGTTTAGACCCTGTTGTTTTATTTAAATTGGTCTTTTTAAAAGATATTTATGGCATTAAATCCATGCGAGAAACCATTAAACGTGTCGAAACGGATGTAGCGTTTAGATGGTTTTTAAACCTCCCTTTCTCTAAACCTACCCCACATTATTCTACTTTCTCTCAAAATTATAGTCGCCGTTTTCAAGGGACTTCTGTGTTTGAAGATATATTCAACACTATTGTACACCAAGCTATCTCACATCATTTAATTAGCGGCACAGCATTATTCACAGATTCCACACACATTAAAGCAAACGCCAATAAAAATAAATTTAGAAACGCTGTTATTGAAGTGGTTCAAGAACGTAAACGAGATTTAGAAAACGAAATCAACGCCGAACGAGAAGCTATTGGAAAAAAGCCGTTTCATTACACCGATAAAACCATCTCTAAAACTATTAAAGAAAGTACGACTGATAAAGAAAGTGGCTATTACCATCGGGATAATAAAGAAAAAGGATTTATGTACTTAGACCATCGTAGTGTAGATGGTAAACACAATTTTATTGTAGACTGCTTTATTACGCCAGGAAATGTTCATGATAGTGTACCGTATATGTCACGATTAACGTATGTGATGGAAAAATTTAAATTTGATGTCAATTGTGTCGCGTTAGATAGCGGGTATTATAAAAAAGACATTTTAAAATTTTTAGAAGAGAAAAAGATATTTTCTGTGATTGGGTATAGACGTTTTCATCGCAATCCTGACCATAAATTTTTTCGCTATCATTCATCTAGAGATTGTTTTACGGATACACGTACGGGAGAAATTTACACCTACAGAAACATTGATAGACAAGGATATAAACAGTATCGTATAAGCGATAACAGTAATAAACGGATACTACGTCGAGCGATAGATGCTGATGTATACGATAGATGTCGTGAGCGTCGATTATCTACGTTTGGGAAAGCACTATATAAACGACGGAAAGAAACGATTGAGCGTAGCTTTGCAGACTCTAAACAAAATCATGGGTATCGGTTTGCACAATATAGAGGAGTAGCCAAGATGCAGCAGTACACTTGGTTATCTTGTGCTGCCCAAAATATGAAAAAAATGGCAATTCTACTCACGAGAGATAGCCATTTTTTACAATATAGTTCTTTATTTATCATTTTTAAATGCAAAATCCAACGTATTTTTCAAAACTGGAAAAATACGTTGGATTTTTTATCGCTATTGTCAACAGTCTGA